The DNA window AATACAAAGGCGACCACTTCGTTTCTCCAGATTCAAACGTCCCGCTTCGCTATCTATTCACCGAAGAGCAATATTCACTCCCCCAACTTGGGAGCTCTTAGTAAGGCAGTGTATATTCGATTAGCTTGTCCCCTGTGGGGCCAGCGACTCTATACACAACAGTATTAGATAGTCACTCCACTACAGTCAATCTAAGACTTTGCTCTAAAGTGAGCGCATCCCCTACGGGGCTAGCGACTCCAAGCACAAAGTAGAAGCAAAGAAGCAAAGAAGCACACCAGTAACAGTAAGCACCAATGCAGGAGCACTCAAGTAGAGCGTGCCCGAAGGGCGTAAGCGACTCTACCTCTCAAAGTCACTCGGGTGCTTCGACAGTAGTAGTGCCTGCAGCATGTTTCAACTGGTAGCCCAGGAGCTCCAAAAGTAAGACGTACCCGAAGGGGGAAAAGCGTTCCACCTACCAAAGTAAAGCGTATCCCCGTAGGGTACAGCGAGCAGGAGCGCCTCTATCACTCCAAGTTCCGTAAAAGCGGGAGACCTGAGGGTGCAACCCTAGGGGCCCTCCCTTAAGATAAGGGAGGGTTTGGGTGGGATGTGATCCAGGAAAAGCGTTCCACCTACCAAAGTAAAGCGTATCCCCGTAGGGTACAGCGAGCAGGAGCGCCTCTATCACTCCTAAGTTCCGTAAAAGCGGGAGACCTGAGGGTGCAACCCTGGGGGCCCTCCCTTAAGATAAGGGAGGGTTTGGGAGGGTTGTGACCTATACACGAATGTATGTTCGAAAAAATGCTTGGCAAACGTTCCAAAACAGGTTACAATTACTCTAGGATTTAATCATGAGAAGGATGTGAATTGAATGTCAGATCGTCGTGCAGCGCTGGATATGGCGCTTCGTCAAATAGAAAAACAATTCGGTAAAGGTTCGATTATGAAATTGGGAGAATCCACTCATATGCAAGTGGAAGTTATACCCAGCGGATCTTTGGCATTAGATATCGCTTTAGGTATAGGGGGGCTTCCCCGTGGTCGGATTATTGAAGTGTACGGACCGGAATCATCTGGTAAGACAACGGTGGCTCTGCACGCCATCGCTGAAGTTCAGAAGACTGGTGGACAAGCAGCTTTCATTGACGCAGAGCATGCGCTTGATCCTTCCTATGCTAGCAAGTTAGGTGTAAATATCGACGAGTTGCTGTTGTCTCAACCGGACACAGGTGAACAAGCATTGGAGATTGCCGAAGCACTGGTACGTAGTGGAGCGGTGGATATCATAGTTATTGACTCCGTGGCAGCTTTGGTACCAAAAGCGGAGATCGAAGGTGACATGGGGGATTCCCACGTTGGTCTGCAAGCAAGATTGATGTCTCAAGCGCTTCGTAAATTGTCTGGTGCTATCAGCAAGTCGAAGACGATTGCCATCTTTATTAACCAGTTGCGTGAGAAGGTAGGCGTCATGTTTGGTAATCCGGAGACAACTCCGGGTGGACGGGCATTGAAGTTCTATTCCACGATTCGCCTTGATGTACGTCGTATTGAAGCGATCAAGATGGGTAATGACATGGTGGGTAACCGGACACGGATTAAGGTCGTGAAGAACAAAGTAGCACCTCCGTTCAAACAGGCTGAAGTTGACATCATGTATGGTGAAGGTATTTCCAAAGAAGGTAGTATCGTTGATATCGGTGTTGAGCATGATATCGTGGATAAGAGTGGTGCTTGGTACTCTTATTCCGGAGAACGGCTGGGCCAAGGACGCGAGAACGCGAAACAATATTTGAAGGATCATCCAGAGATTGCGGACCTCATTGAGCAGAAAATTCGCGAGGTCAGCAATTTGACAACGACGGTTCCTCCGACTTCTGAAGCGGACCTGGAGCAGGAATTGAAGGAAGAGCAAGAGCTTCTCGAAGATTAATATATTTTGGAAGTAGTTGATCGCTCTGATTCCCGGCGGATGTTCGCCGGGACAGAGCGTTTTTGGTATAGACGGGGATATTTTTTAATAAATCAACATTAATTAAGAAGCAAAGGAGCGGGCGGGGTGGATCATCGATATGAGAGCTGGGAGAAGCGAGGACGACAGGATAGAACAAGAGCTGGAGGCGGTCGTGAGAACGAGGTTGTTGATATCTCGGATGAAAGTTCTTGGGGCCAAGGTTCTGAGAATCCGAAACAGGAAGAAAGTGGACTATCTACTTTTCCGGAAAACATAGATCTGACGATTACTTCTGTTCAACTTCTTAAACGACCGAAATTCCGTTATCGGATCTTCTTTGGTCCATATGCGCTTGATGTTCATGAAGATGTAATGATTAGATACCGGATGATCCAGGGGGCTATTTTTACCAAGAACGATTTAGAAGAGATTGTATCAGCAGATGAGCGGCAGCGAGGATATGCCGATGCTCTACTCTATTTGAGTCGAAAGCCGCGTACTGCACATGAGATCTCGCTCCGGCTTGCTGAAAAAGGCTGGAGCCCCGAAACGATCAAGGAAGTGATTGAACGTCTTGCGAGCGAAGGCTTTATTGATGATGCCGCTTACGCGCTAGAATGGGCCGGGCAGCGGGTTAAGAATCGGGGCAAGGGCAAGCTGTGGGTAAGACATGAACTGCGTCAGAAGGGCGTCTCCAAGCCTCTCATAGAGGAAGCGCTTAACGAAGTGAGTGAAGAGGATGAATTCGACAGCGCATTACAACTGGGTGCGAAGAAATGGAGAGCGACGAAGGGAGAAACGTTAGATCGGAAACGCAAGACTGGAGCGTTTTTAATGCGACGCGGTTACTCTGGAGGGTTAGTTTCTAAGGTGATTAGTGAATTGTGTCTGAGAGATGGAGTAGATGGATTAGAAGACTGGGAAGACTTATAGGACCAAAAGACGACTTATCTTGTCATTTGCTTGACAACTTCTTTCGTCAAATAATAAAATGAGTATGAATCTATATTTAATGGAGTCTTTTTTCCTTCCAAAATTATGGCTCTATAGAGATTCTGTTCGCCTATCATGAAGGTCTGACTTCCGTACTTTTGCGGAAATATCGTGCATTTGCATGAACAGCCTACCTGAATCGGCCTGTAATCGATTCTTAGTATGATGATGAATGAGTTAATTACAAATTGGAACAATCCCAAGGAATACCTTGGAGGAATCAGCGAGGGGGTGAACAGATGCCATCAACAGTAATCTGGATCGTTCTCGTTGTAGCCGCTTTATTCTTGGGGTTCGTGGTCGGGTATTTTATTCGCAAATCTCTTGCGGAAGCTAAAATTTCCAGTGCAGAACATGCTGCCAGTCAAATCTTGGAGGGTGCCAAGAGAGACGCAGAAGCACTGAAAAAAGAAACAGTTCTAGAAGCCAAAGATGAGATTCATAGGCTCAGAACTGAAGCTGATAAGGACATTCGTGAACGTCGAAATGAAACTCAACGGCAGGAAAGACGATTGTTGCAAAAAGAAGAGTCGCTGGATAAAAAATTAGATTCACTTGAACGCAAAGAAGAGCAAGTGGCAGGCAAAGAGAAACGTATCGAAGAAACACAACAACAAATTGACCTGATTTACAAGAGCCAGGTTCAGGAACTGGAACGCATTTCGAATTTAAGCATGGAAGATGCTCGTACCATTATTCTTAACAATGTGGAGCAAGAAGTTCGCCATGAATCGGCGCAATTGATCAAAGATATTGAGCAGCAAGCGAAAGAAGAAGCGGACAAGAAATCTCGTGAGATCATTACACTTGCCATCCAACGCTGTGCAGCGGATCATGTAGCTGAGACTACGGTGTCAGTGGTAACGTTGCCTAACGAAGAGATGAAGGGACGGATTATCGGACGTGAGGGACGTAATATACGGGCTCTTGAGACGTTAACCGGTATTGATCTTATTATCGACGATACACCGGAAGCGGTTATTTTGTCGGGATTTGACCCTATTCGTCGTGAAATTGCTCGTACTGCCTTGGAGAAATTAGTTGCAGACGGACGGATTCACCCAGCGCGGATTGAGGAAATGGTTGAGAAATCTCGTCGCGAAGTTGATGAACGCATTCGTGAGTATGGGGAGCAAGCTACTTTTGAAGTTGGCGTACACGCGTTGCATCCTGACTTGATCAAGATTTTGGGACGACTCAAGTTCCGGACAAGCTATGGTCAGAACGTGCTGAAGCATTCAATGGAAGTCGCTTATTTGACTGGTCTTATGGCCGCGGAACTGGGCGAAGACATCGTGCTTGCAAAACGCGCAGGTCTATTGCATGACATTGGTAAAGCGCTTGATCATGATGTGGAAGGTTCACATGTTGAAATTGGCGTGGAACTAGCGAAGAAGTACAAAGAGCATCCAGTGGTTATTAACAGTATCGCATCCCATCACGGGGACTGTGAAGCCACTTCCGTTATCGCGATGTTGGTAGGTGCAGCCGATGCATTATCGGCAGCAAGACCAGGAGCGAGACGTGAAACGTTAGAAACGTATATCCGGCGTCTGGAGAAGCTTGAGGAAATTTCTGAATCATTTGAGGGCGTTGAGAAATCATTTGCCATTCAAGCGGGCCGTGAAGTTCGGGTTATGGTTCAGCCTGATAAGATCGATGATGCAGAAGCATTCCGTCTTGCAAGAGATATTACGAAGACAATTGAAAGTGAACTGGATTATCCTGGTCATATCAAGGTTACCGTCATTCGTGAAACACGGGCGGTTGAATACGCTAAGTAAATGGTATAATAAAAAGTGGCCCCTTGAGGGCCGCTTTTTCATTTTGGCCAAAGTGGCTATAATTATAAAGGTACGTAAGGCACCAGAAGTGCACGGCTTATGAGGAGGGAATTAACATTAAAGTATTATTTATTGGAGATATTGTTGGCAACACAGGACGCAAGGCATTGAAAGAGAGTCTTCCCCATTTAAAATCAAAATACAATCCGCATATCATTATTGCAAACGGCGAAAATGCTGCGGGAGGAAGAGGCATTACCGGAGCTATAGCTAGGGAATTTTTTGATTGGGGTATACATGGTTTAACGATGGGGAATCATACGTGGGATAATAAGGAAATATTTGATTTCATAGATGACGAGCCGCGGATGGTTCGTCCTGCTAATTTTCCACCTGGAACACCAGGGTTGGGCCATACTGTTATTAAAGCCAATGGAAAAGAGCTCGCGGTTGTCAATCTGATGGGACGCACATTTCTACCCGCAATTGATGATCCTTTCCGGGTAGCAGACGAGATTCTCGAAGATATATCCAAGAAACATAAACATATCTTAGTAGATTTTCATGCAGAAGCAACTTCCGAGAAGATTGCTATGGGTTGGTATCTTGACGGCCTTGTTTCGTTGGTGGTTGGTACGCATACGCATGTACAGAGCAACGATGACACTATCCTACCTCAGGGGACCGCTTATTTGACTGATGCGGGTATGGTTGGCTCACGTGAAGGTGTGCTCGGTATGCAGCGGGATGCCGTTCTACGCAAGTTTACAACCCAATTACCGGTACGTTTTCAAGTATGCGAAGGTAAGTGGCAGTTCCATGCTGTATTCGTTGAGTTGGATGATGCTACAGGGCGTGCGAAGAAGATTCAAAAGATTCGTCTATTGGAAGATGAGTGGATAATGGATTAGTTAAAAAGTCCGCTGAAGTACCTCTCCTGAAAAATAAGGAATGTATCTGCTACTTCCGAATATCATTGAAGTAGTGGAATTAAACCATTATTCCCAGGGAGGTACTTACCATGGATGTATTAAAAGTTTCAGCAAAATCCAATCCCAACTCCGTTGCGGGTGCGTTAGCTGGGGTGTTAAGAGAACGTGGCAATGCTGAACTTCAAGCTATCGGGGCGGGGGCACTTAACCAAGCCATCAAAGCAGTAGCGATAGCTCGGGGATTTGTGGCGCCAAGTGGAGTCGATTTGATTTGCATTCCGGCATTTACAGATATTGTGATTGATGGTGAAGATCGTACGGCAATCAAATTAATCGTCGAACCCAGATAAACAGATTCAAGAGTACACCGATGCCTGTTTACGAGTGTAGACAGGTTTTTTTGTGTCCATTGTTGCAATAATCCTGTAATAGAGGTTGTTTAAAAAGTCATCTTTTGATCACGAAGTAGAACAAGAGTATATTCGACATCGAATCTTGGATTCAGCCGGGACTTCCGGTGCTCACGTAGGTTTTGCCTACGCTCCGCTCCTCAGCCCCTAGCTTTATCCAACCTTCTGAAGCGTTTTGAATAAAACGCAGCATCGTAAGCATAGGGTCTGGTGCTGAAAATCTGACTTTTTGAACGCGCACTTAAAGCTTGGAGGGATGGTCATGGGGTATAAAGTTGTAGATTTTCACTGTGATGCTCTTAGTAAGATGCAACTTGATCCAAAGCTGGATTTTAGTAGTGATCGGAAATTGGATGTAACATTGACGAAGATGACTCAAGGTGGAGTCGCATTACAGTGCTTTGCTATTTTTGTGTCTCAGACGCTAGGCACACCGAAAATCGGTCATATTTTGGAGCAGATTGATATTTTCCATAATAAAATTGTGACCACAGGAATAACGCCGATTCGTTCAGTTGAAGATTTATTAGTGCAAGAACAAACAGGGCGCATTGGCGGGCTTTTGTCTATTGAAGGGGCGGATGGCCTAGAGGGAAATCTATATTATTTGAAACTATGCTATGATCGAGGCGTGCGTTTTCTAGGCTTAACGTGGAATTTTGCTAATTGGGCAGCGGATGGTATCATGGAAAAGAGGAATGGTGGATTCACCGCGCAAGGGGTGGAACTGGTTCGAACATGCTATGAACTTGGGATGATCTTGGATGTTTCTCATTTATCGCAAAAAGGATTCTGTGAACTGGTCGATCTGGCTAAGTTGTCTGGTCGTCCTTTTATTGCTTCGCATTCTAATGCCTATCAGATTTGCCCTCATGTTCGAAATTTACGAGATGAACAGATTAAAGCAATTATAGAACTCGATGGGCGAATAGGTTTGACGTTTGTGCCATGGTTCGTTAAAGAGGGGCAGGGTTCCTCTAGCAAAGACTTATTGTTGCATATTGACCATATATGTTCACTTCACGGTCAGCACACGTTGATGTTCGGCTCTGATTTTGATGGCATTGAAAGTTATTTGAGCGATTTAAAGCATGCTGGGCATTACTCAGGGTGGGTAGAAACATTGCTGAAGTATTATCCAGAAGAGCTCGTACGTCAATGGTTGTACGGGAATGCACTCTCTTTTTTGCAAAAGTGGCTACCAAAGCAAAAGAAAGCGCTTTAATCAATGTCATTACGAGAACGATATGATCGAAAACTACTATATGAAAAGGGGCTAGAAAACGCTTGCTTTTTATTGTTTTCCGACATAAAATTGACATGACTCAGAAACAAAATGTTCACAATTAAAGGCAGACAGATTGAGTTATTTATGAATCATCATTCTAGTTGCACTATATTTCTATTATTATTGTTAGCTCGATGCGAGTAAAGGAGTGGGCGATCTTGATTAGTCAATTGTCTTGGAAGATCGGTGGTCAGCAAGGGGAAGGCGTTGAAAGTACAGACCGAATTTTTTCGACGGCTTTGAACAGACTGGGTTATTATTTGTACGGGTATCGGCACTTTTCTTCCCGTATTAAAGGCGGTCACACAAACAACAAAATTCGGATTAGTACCAAGCCGATTCGTGCAATTTCCGACGACTTGGACATTCTAGTCGCTTTTGACCAAGAAAGTATCGATTTAAATGCACATGAACTTCGTCGTGGTGGAGTTATTGTGGCCGATGCCAAATTTAACCCTACCGTACCTGAAGATGTGAATGCAACGCTCTTCTCAGTACCAATTACTAGCATTGCAGAAGATCTGGGTACTTCATTGATGAAGAACATGGTTGCATCTGGTGCTTCCTGGGCGCTTCTCGGTCTACCGCTTGAAGTATTCAATAAAGCAGTGGAAGAAGAATTTGGACGTAAAGGACCTGCAATCGTAGAGAAGAACATTGAAGCGGTTAAACGCGGAGCAGAATTTGTGCTTGAGCTAGCCGGGGGACCTATCGATGCCTTCAAATTAGAACCAGCAGATGGTGTGCAAAAGTTATTCATGATCGGTAATGATGCCATTGGACTAGGTGCCGTAGCGGCGGGATGCCGAATTATGAGTGCTTACCCGATTACACCAGCTTCTGAAATAATGGAATATTTAATCAAAAAACTACCGAAATTCGGTGGCACTGTGGTTCAGACGGAAGATGAAATTGCCGCTGTAACAATGGCTATTGGATCGAGCTACGCAGGTGTTCGGACAATGACTGCATCAGCAGGACCGGGATTGTCACTGATGATGGAAGCGATAGGGCTAGCTGGTATGATCGAAACGCCAGTTGTCATCGTCGATACACAGCGCGGTGGACCTAGTACAGGACTTCCAACGAAGCAAGAGCAAAGCGATATCAATGCTTTGATCTACGGTACGCATGGTGAAATACCAAAGATTGTACTCGCTCCAAGTTCCATTGAGGAGTGCTTCTACGATACAGTTCAGGCGTTTAATCTTGCTGAGAAATATCAGGTGCCTGTCATTTTGGCTACCGACCTTCAACTATCATTGGGGAAACAGTCCTGCGCTATGCTGGATTATAATAAAATTACCATCGATCGTGGGTATATCGTCAAAGATATTCCTGAACGTGAAGACAAGAGTATGTTCAATCGTTACGCAGTTACGGAGAATGGCATTTCGCCACGGGTTCTTCCAGGTGAGAAGAATGGTATTCACCATGTAACGGGTGTTGAACATGATGAATCAGGTCGTCCTTCAGAGAGTCCGATTAATCGTAAAAGAATGATGGATAAGCGCCTTCGCAAAATAAGTAAGCTGGAAGTTGAGAATCCAATTCATTTGCAAGCACCTCATCTTGATCCTGAAATTCTCATCATCGGTATGGGATCAACAGGTGGTACGATTGATCAGGCACGTCGTCTTCTAGAAGAAGAAGGAATTGATACTAATCATATGACGGTACGTCTGTTGCATCCATTTCCAATTCAGGAAGTGCTACCACAAATTGAAAAGGCTAAAAAGGTACTTGTATTAGAAAACAATGCAACGGGCCAATTAGCGAATCTGATTAAAACGAATATCGGATCTCATGATAAGATCGTGAATGTACTTAAATATGATGGGAATCCGTTCCTTCCTTCGGAGATTTATAGCGAATGCATGAAGGTAGCTAAATCACAGGAGGGACTGGTGAAACATGGCAACATTTAAAGAGTTTCGTAACAATGTCAAACCGAACTGGTGTCCTGGATGCGGAGACTTCTCCATCCAAGCTGCAATTCAACGGGCAGCTGCTAACGTTGGTTTAGAGCCTGATGGACTTGCAGTTATTTCAGGGATCGGCTGTTCTGGTCGGATCTCAGGTTATATCAATGCCTATGGTCTTCATGGGATTCATGGTAGAGCATTGCCGATCGCACAGGGAGTTAAACTTGCTAACCGCGATCTGACAGTTATCGCTTCTGGTGGCGACGGGGATGGATTCGCGATCGGGATGGGCCATACGGTTCACGCGATTCGCCGTAATGTCAATATAACCTATATTGTTATGGATAATCAGATCTATGGATTAACCAAGGGTCAAACTTCACCACGTAGTGGCGAAGGATTCAAGACTAAGAGCACACCAGAGGGATCAATAGAATCAACATTGGCTCCCCTAGAAATTGCTCTTTCAGCTGGCGCAACCTTTGTAGCTCAATCATTCTCTAGCGATATTAAGCAATTAACCTCGCTTATTGAGCAAGGCATCCAGCATGAAGGATTCTCGTTGATCAACGTGTTCAGCCCATGCGTCACCTTCAACAAGGTCAACACGTATGACTGGTTCAAGGACAATATCATCAATCTGGATACGATTCCAGACTATGATCCATCGAACCGCTTAGCGGCGATGACCAAGCTGATGGAGACAGGCAGTATGATCACGGGACTCATTTATCAGAATAAAGAGCGTAAGAGTTATGAGAATCTCATCCATGGTTTCCGTCAGGAGCCACTAAGTGCTCAGCAGCTTGCTCTTACGGAGCATGAATTTGATAATCTAGTTGCTGAATTTAGATAAGGGAATTGTACAATAGGGTAATAACTTCATAGCCTAAAAAGCAGGTGTATACAACAGAACATGTTGTATACACCTTTTTATTTTTAAGACTAAGCTATAGCTTATTTAATAGGCATTTAGAAATATATTCCTAAACAGGAGGTTTGCACCTATAATTGATATTGTGGAGTGATTATCATTATTTTCAGAGTGGAATGGGGAAGATCAAAATGAAAAAGATGTTATTTATGTTCATCATGCTGACCGCATTCATAATACCAAGTACGGCATTTGCTGCAGATCAGGGTATTTCAGTCTATGTAGATGGGACTAAGCTACAGTTTACTTCCAAACCAATTCAAGAGAACGGGACTACATTAGTTCCCCTAAGAACCATTTTCGAGGTTTTGGGGGCAAATGTTAAATGGGATGCCAAGACCCAAACAGTTAGTGCCTCTAAGGAAGGGGTAAATATTCAAATCGTATTAGGGAAAAAATTTGCATCTCGAAATGGTCAGGTTATTCCATTAACAACAAAGCCAAGATCAATTTCGGGGGTAACTTATGTACCGCTCCGATTTATTGGTGAGTCGTTTGGTAATACCATTGAAGTTAAAGGAAAGCAGATATATATTCAATCACCACAAATTCCTTCGTTTGAATATATCGCGAATCCGCCCACGACAGCTAGTACGCCAAATTCAACGAGTACAAGTTCAAATCTGTCGATCCAAGAAGTTGGAAGACTTTCAAATCGGGTAGTATATATCGAAGTGTACAATGCATCAAACAAGGTAATATCAAGTGGTAGTGGTGTTGTTATAAGCGCTGATGGTGAAATTCTAACCAATTTCCATGTCATCGATGGGGCTTCAACGATCAGTGTTGAATTTAATGATCAACGAGCTTTTAAAACTTCAACACTGCTATTAAAAGATGAAACAAGAGATCTAGCGTTGATAAAAATTGATGCAAAATCTCTACCATATGTTAACATTGGAGATTCTACTAAACTAGAGTTAGGAGAAGAAGTAGTTGCGATCGGTTCTCCTCTTGGGTACAAAAATTCATTAACTAGTGGTGTTGTAAGTCAAACACTTAGAACCGTTGAGGGTCAAAACTATATTCAAATCTCTGCACCCATTGATCATGGAAGTAGTGGTGGAGCACTGTTTAACATGAGAGGGGAATTAGTTGGGGTTACATCAGCATTTATTCAAAGTTCAGCGGATATCAATCTCGCTATTCCTTCAAGTGATGTTACAACATTCCTAACAAAGTCCAAAGTAGCCCAATCTTTAACGACTGTTTTACAGCAAAAACCTAACAAAAATACTAGTTCAAATAAGATCACCGCTACTAGTCTTACTGATTATATGAATGAAAATTACGGTGTAATTACATATAAAGACTTGAATCTAGATTTTGAATGGGTAGTAATTCCTTCGAAAAATGGAGAAGGTTTTATACTCGGAGGAACTATGTACGATGGAACACAATGGGCTGATTGGATGGATTACCAGGTAAATGGAAATAACTCGGTGCCCGTTGCAGCAAGTGTAATTTTATATCTCTCTGATGAATTGCACGATGAACTAGGTTTATCGGATACATTTTTTACACTATATTTAAATGTTTATTTGAGTAGTTACCCATCAAGTTTCCCATATTCTGCAATCACGTCAGAGGGAAGAGGGTATCGTCTGGATTATAATTTTGCGTATGGCAAGTTGGATTACTCGACCGGATATTATGGATATACGGCAGATCCTGAAGACGAAGATGCATTTGTATACTTTAAATTAAGGTAGACGAAACCGGACTGTGCTGAGTTATCGCAGTTTCTCTTTAAGGTCAAAGCTCATGCAGGGCTTGCCTGAAGAAGAGAGGACAGCGGCACTTGGCATCGTCTTTGATTTGAACCCGAAAGCTTTACATCCTTTAGGTAGCTGTGGATCCCATGTAACATAAAAAAAGGAACATTTCATACAATCAATACGTTGTGATTCAGACATTTGAACCCCTCAATCCTATAAGTTATGTTCATTATACTGATGATCACAAACAAAATGTAGTTCAAAAATATTTCATATATATGACAAAAGGTATCCATTTAAAAATGAATGCCTTTTTCATTTCAACTTGTTAGGTGTATAATATTATATGATGTGAATCGTCATCGACATAGAGAATATACGAGGAGTGTTTTTAAAAATGAGTAAAACAGTACCAGTCGGCGTTTCTGCACGTCATATCCACTTGACTCAGGAACATATTGAAGCTTTGTTTGGACAAGGATACCAATTAACCGAATTTAAACCGTTATCCCAACCAGGACAATTTGCGGCTAATGAAACAGTTGCCGTTATTGGACCAAAAGGTCAGTTTGACAAGGTTCGTATTTTAGGCCCAGCTCGTCCTGCTTCACAGCTTGAGATTTCCCGTACGGATTCTTTTGCAATTGGTGTGAAAGCCCCAGTTCGTGAATCTGGTAATATCGATGGAACTCCAGGTGTATTGGTGAAAGGGCCAGCAGGAGAAGTGCAATTGGAGCAAGGTGTAATCGTTGCCGCACGTCATATTCACTTCCATACTTCCGATGCAGCGAAATGGGATATTCAAGATAAACAAATGCTGAAAGTTCGTCTTGGTGGTGAACGCGGTCTGGTGTTAGAGAACGTCGTTGCTCGTGTTTCCGATTCT is part of the Paenibacillus segetis genome and encodes:
- a CDS encoding trypsin-like peptidase domain-containing protein, translated to MKKMLFMFIMLTAFIIPSTAFAADQGISVYVDGTKLQFTSKPIQENGTTLVPLRTIFEVLGANVKWDAKTQTVSASKEGVNIQIVLGKKFASRNGQVIPLTTKPRSISGVTYVPLRFIGESFGNTIEVKGKQIYIQSPQIPSFEYIANPPTTASTPNSTSTSSNLSIQEVGRLSNRVVYIEVYNASNKVISSGSGVVISADGEILTNFHVIDGASTISVEFNDQRAFKTSTLLLKDETRDLALIKIDAKSLPYVNIGDSTKLELGEEVVAIGSPLGYKNSLTSGVVSQTLRTVEGQNYIQISAPIDHGSSGGALFNMRGELVGVTSAFIQSSADINLAIPSSDVTTFLTKSKVAQSLTTVLQQKPNKNTSSNKITATSLTDYMNENYGVITYKDLNLDFEWVVIPSKNGEGFILGGTMYDGTQWADWMDYQVNGNNSVPVAASVILYLSDELHDELGLSDTFFTLYLNVYLSSYPSSFPYSAITSEGRGYRLDYNFAYGKLDYSTGYYGYTADPEDEDAFVYFKLR
- the pduL gene encoding phosphate propanoyltransferase, producing MSKTVPVGVSARHIHLTQEHIEALFGQGYQLTEFKPLSQPGQFAANETVAVIGPKGQFDKVRILGPARPASQLEISRTDSFAIGVKAPVRESGNIDGTPGVLVKGPAGEVQLEQGVIVAARHIHFHTSDAAKWDIQDKQMLKVRLGGERGLVLENVVARVSDSFALDMHIDTDEANAAGANNGDTAEIIE